One genomic segment of Scylla paramamosain isolate STU-SP2022 chromosome 11, ASM3559412v1, whole genome shotgun sequence includes these proteins:
- the LOC135104815 gene encoding myocardin-related transcription factor B-like isoform X1, whose amino-acid sequence MPVMLDTPASPPPPPPPPPPPPSPPPPPPPPPRHPSPTRQPPRCPKCTECGTRVVVEGIEALYWAVRLDADLLQTISAIYPHWFKLAMSIYSTLVKFRMDCNLNDLSKMGDNQGGEGSQPPFIPLSPPKCEVDDSPLQGKTLNKNKESLKVKLMLRRPREDLVNRGVIPPMNTPTAFYEQRQRLDMAKKHDILKQKMQRRPDREELVRQHILEDAPGNIDPSLVEKQKQLKRARIADAISDHLCQRPGPLELVRANILHTTEPLEKAVKEGQLMFKSTSEGEPRKHPSLYVQYEEESSSEGAMSPDQAEGGGSVTPSSTSSSSSSSSSSSSSSSSSTSSSSGVRELVSSPSPVLTEPSAPITTSLPATVVATVITRPPPPPPTAPVASPSLTSTTSSLSPLSSLASPPQHPLLPSPQASTLTQTLFVARTPLPHALTTPPLQNSAPGKDQSKSRKKSKVKSQPKARTIKFHEYKGPPSAVKREASSNNQAETSYDILLQQQQLFLQCQLELKQKYPQIILPAGLKPQASSDGSTASLPSVIKVAPTPPPLPSSTVASGLTLSQVLHTPTHTPSSTPTPASTPPAPPPPPTPPEMSIRIHTKLEDMKVSDLKAELKKRNLPVSGSKPQLIDRLRSHSTTFITSPTTPSASTSSTTTTTASATPTGPSVTLRLGSVEREIQVEEERIVAASTTPTATIASTTTTTLAQLPQASPITTSTPTPTHLHTDDSMPGLLEASMDLAEEGGSRSPTFSQVSGSSTRPPSVAPMEVDFDSAMDTSEFTPLTPLSLQLSEGGSINTPPPPPPPPPPPPPPVVLAPSSPAPSPAPQPGETMDRLQRRIEELQRELRQTQLELQLQQQQQSLMKAQEQQRRSQPDAKLSQKLILQQHIHNKKQQQQQQQLQSHLQQLHHLQQQQQQLLQQVVQQEPPKLRATQNGPSLGSEEVQVKLENGWDQLLASPSPPAVCSTSTTTITTSTLPLRGQRACPSQTPVQNGLTLNTHQRAASLPNFSGLIVTTSGCNTTTINNIINNNINHNNNNTINTSSNLSNHNHMNNHTRHITNNNNNNNNNNNNSINHGTSEPRFVIKPPPNYDEATKQLKGSVTPTKLSIKSQAVDDVLEILIKNGELPPSAAQDPHTPTPPIRSCRAAPVFTTTATTSSLFNAISSINTFTTATSAPLSITSLSPAQMGAEVGGVPPPPPPPPPPPHSSQRVGPSQVPPPGPCPSPTGGGGLSSHSLFADLVMEGANQPPLDLPLDLDLPGLEGMELGALEPSLEGPPPTSTSNQDVLLAPRLPEQVPPMEVKMESGEDVDVASWLDSLVPTSAPPQAPTPFPTWSTHLVSLGGFEGSSGSRACPSNAAPNLHQSDPLLSHTQDQLDLFNLEEVDLKAHDLNSSLSWDRIDFAA is encoded by the exons CTGGCAATGTCCATCTACAGCACTCTTGTCAAGTTCAgaatg GACTGTAATCTAAACGACCTGAGCAAAATGGGAGACAACCAAGGCGGGGAGGGGTCCCAGCCCCCCTTCATCCCCCTGTCCCCACCCAAGTGTGAGGTGGATGACTCCCCACTCCAGGGAAAGACCctcaacaagaacaaggagt CCCTCAAGGTCAAGCTGATGCTGCGGCGGCCACGGGAGGATCTGGTGAACCGCGGAGTGATTCCAC ccatGAACACCCCAACAGCCTTCTATGAGCAGCGGCAGCGTCTGGATATGGCTAAGAAACATGACATCCTCAAACAGAAGATGCAGAGGCGGCCCGACAGGGAGGAGCTGGTGCGCCAACACATCTTGGAGG ACGCGCCTGGGAACATTGACCCTTCGCTGGtggagaagcagaagcagctGAAGCGAGCCCGAATAGCGGATGCCATCAGTGATCACCTCTGCCAGCGCCCCGGCCCTCTTGAGCTGGTGCGGGCCAACATCCTACACACCACTGAGCCCCTTGAGAAGGCTGTCAAGG AGGGGCAGCTGATGTTCAAAAGCACCAGCGAGGGGGAACCGCGTAAGCATCCGAGCCTGTATGTGCAGTATGAGGAGGAGTCCAGCAGTGAGGGGGCAATGTCCCCTGACCAAGCTGAGGGAGGAGGCAGTGTCACAccttcctccacatcctcctcctcttcttcctcctcttcctcatcctcatcttcctcatcctccacttcctcctcctcaggggtGCGGGAGCTggtctcctccccctcccctgtcCTCACTGAGCCCTCCgcccccatcaccacctccctccccgcAACAGTGGTGGCCACAGTCATCACCCggccacccccacctcccccaaCTGCACCTGTagcatctccctccctcacttccactacctcctctctctccccactctcctccCTAGCCTCTCCTCCCCAACACCCTCTACTACCCTCCCCACAGGCTTCCACTCTCACTCAGACTCTCTTTGTGGCCCGCACCCCTCTCCCCCACGCCCTCACCACGCCTCCCCTCCAAAACTCAGCCCCTGGCAAGGACCAGTCCAAGAGCCGCAAGAAATCCAAGGTGAAGAGTCAACCCAAGGCGAGAACCATCAAGTTCCACGAGTACAAG GGTCCACCCAGTGCGGTGAAGAGGGAGGCAAGCAGCAACAATCAGGCAGAGACTTCATATGACATTcttctgcagcagcagcagctcttCTTGCAATGCCAGCTGGagcttaagcagaag TACCCACAGATCATCCTGCCAGCCGGCCTCAAGCCTCAAGCCAGCAGCGATGGATCTACTGCCAGCCTGCCCAGCGTCATCAAGGTCGCTCCCAcgcctcctccacttccctcctccacagTGGCCAGTGGCCTCACCCTCTCCCAAGTCCTCCACACCCCcacccacaccccatcctccacacccactcctgcctccacacctcctgctccaccaccacctccaacaccTCCAGAGATGAGCATCCGTATACACACCAAGCTGGAGGACATGAAGG TGTCTGACCTGAAGGCTGAGCTGAAGAAGAGGAACCTGCCTGTGTCTGGATCCAAGCCTCAGCTCATTGACCGCTTGAGGTCCCACagcaccaccttcatcacctcccccaccactccctccgccagcaccagctccaccaccaccactaccgcctctGCCACTCCCACTGGACCCTCCGTCACCCTGCGTCTGGGCAGCGTGGAGCGGGAGAtacaagtggaggaagagagaattgtTGCTGCCTCCACCACTCCCACTGCCACtattgcctccaccaccaccaccactttagcCCAGTTACCACAGGCCTCACCAATCACCACTTCCACCCCAACtcccacacacctccacaccGACGACTCAA TGCCAGGGTTGCTCGAGGCATCAATGGACCTGGCCGAGGAGGGCGGCTCCCGTTCTCCCACCTTCTCCCAGGTGTCTGGCTCCTCCACCCGTCCCCCAAGTGTGGCTCCCATGGAGGTTGACTTTGACTCTGCAATGGACACGAGTGAATTCACCCCACTCACCCCTCTTAGCCTTCAGCTGAGTGAGGGCGGCTCCATCAatacccctcctccccctcctcctcctccacctccaccaccaccacctgtggtGCTGGCACCCAGCTCCCCTGCCCCAAGCCCCGCCCCACAGCCTGGGGAGACTATGGACCGGCTGCAGCGGCGGATAGAAGAGCTGCAGCGTGAGCTTCGCCAGACACAGCTGGAACTGCagctccagcagcagcaacagagtcTGATGAAAGCACAGGAGCAGCAGCGCCGCAGTCAGCCTGACGCCAAGCTGAGCCAGAAGCTGATTCTGCAGCAACACATCCACAacaaaaagcagcagcagcagcaacaacagcttCAGAGCCACTTACAACAATTGCACCAcctgcaacagcagcagcagcagttactGCAGCAGGTGGTGCAGCAGGAGCCTCCCAAACTTCGGGCAACACAGAATGGCCCAAGCTTGGGTAGTGAAGAGGTGCAGGTCAAGCTGGAGAATGGGTGGGATCAGCTATTGGCCTCCCCCAGCCCCCCTGCTGTCTGCagcacttccaccaccaccatcaccacctccaccctgCCCCTCCGAGGTCAGCGGGCCTGCCCCTCCCAGACTCCTGTCCAGAATGGTCTCACCCTCAACACACACCAAAG GGCTGCCTCATTGCCAAACTTCTCTGGTCTCATCGTCACTACCAGTggctgcaacaccaccaccatcaacaacattatcaacaacaacatcaatcacaacaacaataataccatcAACACTAGTAGTAACCTCAGTAACCATAACCACATGAACAACCATACCAGACAcatcaccaataacaataacaacaacaacaacaacaacaacaacagcataaaCCACGGCACTTCAGAGCCACGATTTGTGATCAAGCCGCCACCCAACTACGACGAGGCCACTAAGCAGCTCAAGGGATCCGTG ACGCCCACCAAGCTGTCCATCAAGAGCCAGGCGGTGGATGACGTCCTGGAGATACTCATCAAGAATGGAG AGCTGCCTCCCAGTGCAGCACAGGACCCCCACACTCCAACGCCCCCCATCAGGAGCTGCCGTGCTGCTCCGgtcttcaccaccacagccaccacatcCTCACTCTTCAATGCCATCTCCTCCATCAACACattcaccactgccacctctgCCCCGCTGTCCATCACCTCCCTCAGCCCTGCCCAGATGGGTGCTGAGGTGGGGGGCgtgccaccaccgccgcctccgccaccgccaccaccacattctAGTCAGCGTGTGGGGCCTTCCCAGGTCCCTCCACCAGGCCCCTGCCCCTCACCCACAGGGGGTGGGGGATTGTCTTCCCACTCCCTCTTTGCTGACCTAGTGATGGAAGGTGCCAATCAGCCTCCTCTGGACCTGCCCCTGGACCTTGACCTGCCAGGACTGGAGGGCATGGAGCTGGGGGCCCTGGAGCCCTCCCTAGAGGGGCCTCCTCCCACCTCTACTTCTAATCAAGATGTGTTGCTGGCCCCTCGCCTGCCTGAGCAAGTGCCTCCCATGGAGGTGAAGATGGAATCTGGAGAGGATGTGGATGTGGCTTCTTGGCTGGACTCTTTGGTGCCCACCTCAGCACCCCCCCAGGcccccactcccttccccacctGGTCTACCCACCTGGTGAGTCTGGGGGGCTTTGAGGGAAGCAGTGGCAGCCGAGCGTGTCCCAGCAATGCAGCACCCAACCTGCACCAGAGTGATCCTCTGCTCTCCCACACCCAGGATCAGCTGGACCTCTTTAACCTGGAGGAGGTGGACCTCAAGGCCCATGACCTCAACTCAAGTCTCTCCTGGGACCGCATTGACTTTGCTGCATGA
- the LOC135104815 gene encoding myocardin-related transcription factor A-like isoform X2: MKCNNEPDIFPHFTWCHHSVSVGIVSLGMMVSAGQTDRAALDIHTLCVVAPGMFILGPDALALKVKLMLRRPREDLVNRGVIPPMNTPTAFYEQRQRLDMAKKHDILKQKMQRRPDREELVRQHILEDAPGNIDPSLVEKQKQLKRARIADAISDHLCQRPGPLELVRANILHTTEPLEKAVKEGQLMFKSTSEGEPRKHPSLYVQYEEESSSEGAMSPDQAEGGGSVTPSSTSSSSSSSSSSSSSSSSSTSSSSGVRELVSSPSPVLTEPSAPITTSLPATVVATVITRPPPPPPTAPVASPSLTSTTSSLSPLSSLASPPQHPLLPSPQASTLTQTLFVARTPLPHALTTPPLQNSAPGKDQSKSRKKSKVKSQPKARTIKFHEYKGPPSAVKREASSNNQAETSYDILLQQQQLFLQCQLELKQKYPQIILPAGLKPQASSDGSTASLPSVIKVAPTPPPLPSSTVASGLTLSQVLHTPTHTPSSTPTPASTPPAPPPPPTPPEMSIRIHTKLEDMKVSDLKAELKKRNLPVSGSKPQLIDRLRSHSTTFITSPTTPSASTSSTTTTTASATPTGPSVTLRLGSVEREIQVEEERIVAASTTPTATIASTTTTTLAQLPQASPITTSTPTPTHLHTDDSMPGLLEASMDLAEEGGSRSPTFSQVSGSSTRPPSVAPMEVDFDSAMDTSEFTPLTPLSLQLSEGGSINTPPPPPPPPPPPPPPVVLAPSSPAPSPAPQPGETMDRLQRRIEELQRELRQTQLELQLQQQQQSLMKAQEQQRRSQPDAKLSQKLILQQHIHNKKQQQQQQQLQSHLQQLHHLQQQQQQLLQQVVQQEPPKLRATQNGPSLGSEEVQVKLENGWDQLLASPSPPAVCSTSTTTITTSTLPLRGQRACPSQTPVQNGLTLNTHQRAASLPNFSGLIVTTSGCNTTTINNIINNNINHNNNNTINTSSNLSNHNHMNNHTRHITNNNNNNNNNNNNSINHGTSEPRFVIKPPPNYDEATKQLKGSVTPTKLSIKSQAVDDVLEILIKNGELPPSAAQDPHTPTPPIRSCRAAPVFTTTATTSSLFNAISSINTFTTATSAPLSITSLSPAQMGAEVGGVPPPPPPPPPPPHSSQRVGPSQVPPPGPCPSPTGGGGLSSHSLFADLVMEGANQPPLDLPLDLDLPGLEGMELGALEPSLEGPPPTSTSNQDVLLAPRLPEQVPPMEVKMESGEDVDVASWLDSLVPTSAPPQAPTPFPTWSTHLVSLGGFEGSSGSRACPSNAAPNLHQSDPLLSHTQDQLDLFNLEEVDLKAHDLNSSLSWDRIDFAA; encoded by the exons ATGAAGTGTAATAATGAACCAGACATTTTTCCACACTTCACTTGGTGTCATCATTCTGTAAGTGTTGGAATAGTGTCCCTGGGCATGATGGTGAGTGCCGGCCAGACTGACAGGGCGGCACTGGACATCCATACCCTATGTGTTGTGGCGCCAGGAATGTTCATCCTGGGTCCTGACGCATTAG CCCTCAAGGTCAAGCTGATGCTGCGGCGGCCACGGGAGGATCTGGTGAACCGCGGAGTGATTCCAC ccatGAACACCCCAACAGCCTTCTATGAGCAGCGGCAGCGTCTGGATATGGCTAAGAAACATGACATCCTCAAACAGAAGATGCAGAGGCGGCCCGACAGGGAGGAGCTGGTGCGCCAACACATCTTGGAGG ACGCGCCTGGGAACATTGACCCTTCGCTGGtggagaagcagaagcagctGAAGCGAGCCCGAATAGCGGATGCCATCAGTGATCACCTCTGCCAGCGCCCCGGCCCTCTTGAGCTGGTGCGGGCCAACATCCTACACACCACTGAGCCCCTTGAGAAGGCTGTCAAGG AGGGGCAGCTGATGTTCAAAAGCACCAGCGAGGGGGAACCGCGTAAGCATCCGAGCCTGTATGTGCAGTATGAGGAGGAGTCCAGCAGTGAGGGGGCAATGTCCCCTGACCAAGCTGAGGGAGGAGGCAGTGTCACAccttcctccacatcctcctcctcttcttcctcctcttcctcatcctcatcttcctcatcctccacttcctcctcctcaggggtGCGGGAGCTggtctcctccccctcccctgtcCTCACTGAGCCCTCCgcccccatcaccacctccctccccgcAACAGTGGTGGCCACAGTCATCACCCggccacccccacctcccccaaCTGCACCTGTagcatctccctccctcacttccactacctcctctctctccccactctcctccCTAGCCTCTCCTCCCCAACACCCTCTACTACCCTCCCCACAGGCTTCCACTCTCACTCAGACTCTCTTTGTGGCCCGCACCCCTCTCCCCCACGCCCTCACCACGCCTCCCCTCCAAAACTCAGCCCCTGGCAAGGACCAGTCCAAGAGCCGCAAGAAATCCAAGGTGAAGAGTCAACCCAAGGCGAGAACCATCAAGTTCCACGAGTACAAG GGTCCACCCAGTGCGGTGAAGAGGGAGGCAAGCAGCAACAATCAGGCAGAGACTTCATATGACATTcttctgcagcagcagcagctcttCTTGCAATGCCAGCTGGagcttaagcagaag TACCCACAGATCATCCTGCCAGCCGGCCTCAAGCCTCAAGCCAGCAGCGATGGATCTACTGCCAGCCTGCCCAGCGTCATCAAGGTCGCTCCCAcgcctcctccacttccctcctccacagTGGCCAGTGGCCTCACCCTCTCCCAAGTCCTCCACACCCCcacccacaccccatcctccacacccactcctgcctccacacctcctgctccaccaccacctccaacaccTCCAGAGATGAGCATCCGTATACACACCAAGCTGGAGGACATGAAGG TGTCTGACCTGAAGGCTGAGCTGAAGAAGAGGAACCTGCCTGTGTCTGGATCCAAGCCTCAGCTCATTGACCGCTTGAGGTCCCACagcaccaccttcatcacctcccccaccactccctccgccagcaccagctccaccaccaccactaccgcctctGCCACTCCCACTGGACCCTCCGTCACCCTGCGTCTGGGCAGCGTGGAGCGGGAGAtacaagtggaggaagagagaattgtTGCTGCCTCCACCACTCCCACTGCCACtattgcctccaccaccaccaccactttagcCCAGTTACCACAGGCCTCACCAATCACCACTTCCACCCCAACtcccacacacctccacaccGACGACTCAA TGCCAGGGTTGCTCGAGGCATCAATGGACCTGGCCGAGGAGGGCGGCTCCCGTTCTCCCACCTTCTCCCAGGTGTCTGGCTCCTCCACCCGTCCCCCAAGTGTGGCTCCCATGGAGGTTGACTTTGACTCTGCAATGGACACGAGTGAATTCACCCCACTCACCCCTCTTAGCCTTCAGCTGAGTGAGGGCGGCTCCATCAatacccctcctccccctcctcctcctccacctccaccaccaccacctgtggtGCTGGCACCCAGCTCCCCTGCCCCAAGCCCCGCCCCACAGCCTGGGGAGACTATGGACCGGCTGCAGCGGCGGATAGAAGAGCTGCAGCGTGAGCTTCGCCAGACACAGCTGGAACTGCagctccagcagcagcaacagagtcTGATGAAAGCACAGGAGCAGCAGCGCCGCAGTCAGCCTGACGCCAAGCTGAGCCAGAAGCTGATTCTGCAGCAACACATCCACAacaaaaagcagcagcagcagcaacaacagcttCAGAGCCACTTACAACAATTGCACCAcctgcaacagcagcagcagcagttactGCAGCAGGTGGTGCAGCAGGAGCCTCCCAAACTTCGGGCAACACAGAATGGCCCAAGCTTGGGTAGTGAAGAGGTGCAGGTCAAGCTGGAGAATGGGTGGGATCAGCTATTGGCCTCCCCCAGCCCCCCTGCTGTCTGCagcacttccaccaccaccatcaccacctccaccctgCCCCTCCGAGGTCAGCGGGCCTGCCCCTCCCAGACTCCTGTCCAGAATGGTCTCACCCTCAACACACACCAAAG GGCTGCCTCATTGCCAAACTTCTCTGGTCTCATCGTCACTACCAGTggctgcaacaccaccaccatcaacaacattatcaacaacaacatcaatcacaacaacaataataccatcAACACTAGTAGTAACCTCAGTAACCATAACCACATGAACAACCATACCAGACAcatcaccaataacaataacaacaacaacaacaacaacaacaacagcataaaCCACGGCACTTCAGAGCCACGATTTGTGATCAAGCCGCCACCCAACTACGACGAGGCCACTAAGCAGCTCAAGGGATCCGTG ACGCCCACCAAGCTGTCCATCAAGAGCCAGGCGGTGGATGACGTCCTGGAGATACTCATCAAGAATGGAG AGCTGCCTCCCAGTGCAGCACAGGACCCCCACACTCCAACGCCCCCCATCAGGAGCTGCCGTGCTGCTCCGgtcttcaccaccacagccaccacatcCTCACTCTTCAATGCCATCTCCTCCATCAACACattcaccactgccacctctgCCCCGCTGTCCATCACCTCCCTCAGCCCTGCCCAGATGGGTGCTGAGGTGGGGGGCgtgccaccaccgccgcctccgccaccgccaccaccacattctAGTCAGCGTGTGGGGCCTTCCCAGGTCCCTCCACCAGGCCCCTGCCCCTCACCCACAGGGGGTGGGGGATTGTCTTCCCACTCCCTCTTTGCTGACCTAGTGATGGAAGGTGCCAATCAGCCTCCTCTGGACCTGCCCCTGGACCTTGACCTGCCAGGACTGGAGGGCATGGAGCTGGGGGCCCTGGAGCCCTCCCTAGAGGGGCCTCCTCCCACCTCTACTTCTAATCAAGATGTGTTGCTGGCCCCTCGCCTGCCTGAGCAAGTGCCTCCCATGGAGGTGAAGATGGAATCTGGAGAGGATGTGGATGTGGCTTCTTGGCTGGACTCTTTGGTGCCCACCTCAGCACCCCCCCAGGcccccactcccttccccacctGGTCTACCCACCTGGTGAGTCTGGGGGGCTTTGAGGGAAGCAGTGGCAGCCGAGCGTGTCCCAGCAATGCAGCACCCAACCTGCACCAGAGTGATCCTCTGCTCTCCCACACCCAGGATCAGCTGGACCTCTTTAACCTGGAGGAGGTGGACCTCAAGGCCCATGACCTCAACTCAAGTCTCTCCTGGGACCGCATTGACTTTGCTGCATGA